In Mustela nigripes isolate SB6536 chromosome 9, MUSNIG.SB6536, whole genome shotgun sequence, the sequence GGGCCTGTTTTATATCTTTGTTCCTCAGGCTATAGATAAAGGGGTTCAGCATAGGGGTAACTACTGTATACATGACTGAAGCAATTATATCTTTGTCACTGAAGTCccatgatgtggagaaaaagtaaaCACCTGCAAGTGTCCCATAatataaagacaccacaaaaagatGGGAGCCACAGGTAGAAAAGGCTTTAAAGAGTCCGTTGGTAGAGGGGATCCTGAGAACAGTTGTCCCTATGTGGACATATGAGCCCAAGATACTGCTCAAGGGCAGGATGAAAAGCACTCCTCCTTCAGTAAAGATGACCAGCTCATTGAGAGAGATGTCTGAGCAGCTCATCTTCAGGAGCACAGTGATGTCGCAGAAGAAGTGAGGGATGGTATTATCAGCACAGAAAGATAATTGGACCAAGAGCAGGGTGTGCAACAGGGCATTAATGCAAGAGAAGAACCAGGATCCAGCTATTAATGAGATACACAGTTCCTGCCTCATGACAGTGGTGTAGTGGAGTGGCTGACAGATGGCCACATATCTGTCGTATGCCATCACTGCAAGAAGGAAGTTGTCAAGACAAgcaaaaagtatgaaaaaatacaTCTGAGAAATGCACCCCACATAGTGAATGGATTGTTGCTGAGTCTGCATGTTCATGAGCATCTTTGGAACTATAATAGATGAAAGGGAAATATCAGAGAGGGCCAACTGgctgaggaagaagtacatgggggtgtggaggcGAGGGTCCAGCCTGATGAGCAGGATGATGAGCAGGTTCCCCAGCACTGTAGTCAGGTACATGCCCAGGAACAGGGTGAAGAACACTCCCTGCTGCTCTGGCTGGATGGGGAGTCC encodes:
- the LOC132024980 gene encoding olfactory receptor 1J4-like; its protein translation is MKRENTSNVSESLLGLPIWPEQQCLFFALFLGMYLTMVLGNLLIILLIRLDSRLHTPMYFFLSQLAFTDVSFSSLSIPKMLINMHAQDQSIPYAGCVTQIYFFIIFACLDNFLLAVMAYDRYVATCQPLHYTSVVREEMCVLLFSLSFCLSCPGSLSHSLLITRIMRRENKSSVSEFLLLGLPIQPEQQGVFFTLFLGMYLTTVLGNLLIILLIRLDPRLHTPMYFFLSQLALSDISLSSIIVPKMLMNMQTQQQSIHYVGCISQMYFFILFACLDNFLLAVMAYDRYVAICQPLHYTTVMRQELCISLIAGSWFFSCINALLHTLLLVQLSFCADNTIPHFFCDITVLLKMSCSDISLNELVIFTEGGVLFILPLSSILGSYVHIGTTVLRIPSTNGLFKAFSTCGSHLFVVSLYYGTLAGVYFFSTSWDFSDKDIIASVMYTVVTPMLNPFIYSLRNKDIKQALEIFVKRANF